Proteins co-encoded in one Paraburkholderia edwinii genomic window:
- a CDS encoding GtrA family protein → MNTAVASRTALVTWYALFALISMAANLASQKIAWSLYNGPFPIPLAVCIGTGVGLIVKYALDKGWIFHYEHRSVAHGIQTFARYVVMGLATTAVFWAMEFAAQALFHSETARLAGGAIGLTLGYIAKYQLDKRFVFA, encoded by the coding sequence GTGAACACTGCCGTCGCAAGCCGCACCGCTCTTGTGACGTGGTACGCGTTATTCGCGCTCATCTCGATGGCAGCCAATCTCGCTAGCCAGAAGATCGCGTGGAGCCTTTACAACGGGCCGTTTCCAATCCCCCTCGCGGTGTGCATCGGCACGGGCGTGGGACTCATCGTCAAGTATGCGCTCGACAAGGGATGGATTTTCCACTACGAGCACCGCAGCGTGGCGCACGGTATCCAGACCTTCGCACGCTACGTCGTCATGGGACTTGCCACCACCGCAGTCTTCTGGGCCATGGAATTTGCCGCTCAAGCGCTCTTTCATTCGGAGACGGCACGCCTTGCCGGCGGGGCGATCGGCCTCACGCTCGGTTACATCGCAAAGTACCAACTCGACAAGCGCTTCGTATTTGCCTGA
- a CDS encoding SDR family oxidoreductase encodes MKNILIIGGSSAIAIACARQWAAAGGRLFLAGRHAARLDTIAQDLRVRGVQDVHTYVLDLNDHTQHAAMLDACRTALGSIDIVLIAHGTLADQALCERDVDATLHEFSTNALSTIALLTRLASLFEAQRSGTIAVISSVAGDRGRASNYVYGAAKAAVTTFCEGLRARLFKSGVHVLTIKPGFVDTPMTAGLALPKPLVATPEEVGKDIVRAVAQGKDLLYTPWFWSAIMLVVRSLPRFVLKRVSL; translated from the coding sequence ATGAAGAACATTCTGATTATTGGCGGCTCTTCTGCCATCGCCATCGCGTGCGCGCGGCAATGGGCTGCAGCCGGTGGGCGCCTGTTCCTCGCTGGCCGCCATGCCGCGCGGCTGGACACCATCGCACAGGATTTGCGCGTGCGCGGCGTGCAAGACGTGCATACGTACGTGCTCGACCTGAACGACCACACGCAGCATGCTGCCATGCTTGATGCTTGCCGCACGGCCCTTGGTTCCATCGATATCGTGCTTATCGCGCACGGCACTCTGGCTGACCAGGCGCTGTGCGAGCGCGACGTGGATGCAACTCTGCACGAATTCTCGACCAACGCGCTCTCCACTATTGCGCTACTCACGCGGCTCGCCAGCCTGTTTGAGGCACAGCGCAGCGGCACCATCGCGGTGATTTCGTCAGTGGCGGGCGACCGTGGGCGTGCCTCGAACTACGTCTACGGCGCTGCAAAGGCTGCCGTCACAACCTTCTGCGAAGGATTGCGCGCGCGACTCTTCAAATCAGGCGTGCACGTGCTCACGATCAAGCCCGGCTTCGTCGATACGCCAATGACGGCGGGCCTTGCCCTACCCAAGCCTCTCGTCGCTACCCCTGAAGAGGTAGGTAAAGATATCGTGCGCGCCGTCGCCCAAGGTAAAGACCTGCTCTATACCCCTTGGTTCTGGAGCGCGATCATGCTTGTTGTCCGCTCGCTGCCGCGCTTTGTGCTTAAGCGAGTTTCGCTGTGA
- a CDS encoding FAD-binding oxidoreductase, whose amino-acid sequence MNASKLQSWGRYPYAHQSGEALAWRDVIQPRLADAHARLGTTLAFGNGRSYGDSCLADTGQVLPMKCLARFISADWTNGVVRAEAGITLGELLTVSLPHGWMLPVTPGTQFATLGGAVANDVHGKNHHVRGTFGRHVRRFSLLRSDRPAIECSLNEETALFRATIGGLGLTGVIEWVEIQLMPVRSSHIAVSRTRYANLDEFLALARDQEAIHEYGVAWVDCLARGGALGRGIYTSGDHTDDGDFSFPAKRACSVPFVLPFSPVSRTTVRAFNALYYRRQKPGIELARMAPTSFFYPLDNIHNWNRIYGRHGFQQHQCVVPAANACDALHAILHTIARNGSGSFLAVLKRCGPLPSPGLLSFPMEGVSLALDFPQNEQRNTELFARLDSIVAEAGGRQYPAKDAHMSGEHFRAAYPAWQELERHRDPALMSRFWKRTTQS is encoded by the coding sequence ATGAACGCCTCAAAGCTGCAATCGTGGGGACGCTACCCCTATGCTCACCAGTCGGGTGAGGCGCTTGCCTGGCGTGATGTCATCCAGCCGCGCCTGGCCGACGCCCACGCGCGGCTCGGTACGACGCTCGCGTTTGGCAACGGCCGCAGCTATGGTGACAGTTGCCTCGCGGACACCGGTCAGGTGCTGCCAATGAAGTGCCTCGCGCGCTTCATCAGCGCCGACTGGACAAACGGCGTCGTGCGCGCCGAGGCGGGCATTACGCTCGGTGAACTGCTCACCGTCTCCTTGCCGCATGGCTGGATGCTGCCGGTCACGCCGGGTACGCAGTTCGCCACGCTTGGGGGCGCAGTAGCCAACGACGTGCATGGCAAGAACCATCATGTGCGCGGTACGTTCGGACGCCACGTGCGTCGCTTTTCGCTGCTGCGCTCCGACCGTCCGGCAATCGAATGTTCACTCAACGAGGAAACCGCGCTCTTTCGTGCGACGATCGGCGGCCTAGGCCTTACCGGCGTGATCGAATGGGTAGAAATCCAGCTCATGCCGGTACGCTCGAGCCACATCGCCGTCTCACGCACACGCTATGCCAACCTCGACGAGTTCCTAGCCCTCGCACGCGACCAGGAGGCCATCCACGAATACGGAGTAGCGTGGGTGGATTGCCTTGCGCGCGGCGGAGCACTCGGACGAGGCATCTACACGAGTGGCGATCACACAGACGACGGTGACTTCTCTTTTCCGGCGAAACGCGCGTGCAGTGTGCCGTTCGTCCTGCCGTTTTCACCCGTTAGCCGTACAACGGTGCGCGCATTCAACGCACTCTACTATCGGCGCCAGAAGCCCGGTATCGAACTCGCGCGCATGGCCCCGACCAGTTTCTTCTATCCACTCGACAACATCCACAACTGGAATCGCATCTACGGGCGGCACGGCTTCCAGCAGCATCAATGCGTCGTACCTGCTGCGAACGCGTGCGACGCGTTACACGCGATCCTGCACACGATCGCCCGGAATGGTAGCGGCTCATTCCTTGCGGTACTCAAGCGTTGCGGCCCCCTCCCTTCACCTGGCCTGCTCTCGTTTCCAATGGAAGGGGTTTCGCTTGCCCTCGACTTCCCGCAAAACGAACAGCGCAACACTGAGCTCTTCGCCCGGCTCGACTCGATCGTGGCCGAAGCCGGCGGTCGCCAGTATCCCGCCAAAGATGCGCACATGAGCGGGGAGCATTTCCGCGCGGCTTACCCTGCGTGGCAGGAGCTCGAGCGGCACCGCGATCCCGCGCTGATGTCGCGTTTCTGGAAACGGACGACTCAATCATGA
- a CDS encoding CopG family transcriptional regulator, whose protein sequence is MKKAAIPETLRTKGGESEKITINLVPVDLGQIDLLVEEGFYSNRTDLIRTAIRNQLALHAQVVQETVTRRALVLGMQHFSRQDLEAVRTARERLDIQVLGLASIAADVSPELARATIGSVAVLGAFHATPAVKAALADRIR, encoded by the coding sequence ATGAAAAAAGCTGCGATTCCCGAGACCCTTCGCACCAAAGGCGGAGAGTCCGAAAAAATCACGATCAATCTCGTTCCCGTAGACCTCGGTCAGATCGATCTTCTCGTTGAAGAAGGCTTCTATTCGAACCGTACCGACCTGATCCGAACAGCCATCCGCAATCAGCTTGCGTTACACGCTCAGGTCGTTCAGGAGACCGTCACACGCCGCGCGCTCGTGCTCGGCATGCAGCATTTTTCCAGGCAGGACCTTGAGGCAGTCCGCACGGCGCGCGAGCGTCTCGACATCCAGGTGCTCGGACTGGCCAGCATTGCGGCTGACGTCTCACCGGAACTCGCGCGCGCAACGATTGGAAGTGTCGCGGTGCTGGGGGCATTTCACGCGACACCGGCTGTCAAGGCAGCGCTCGCCGACCGTATCCGGTAG
- a CDS encoding extracellular catalytic domain type 1 short-chain-length polyhydroxyalkanoate depolymerase encodes MKLNEGFLNSMHEAMALLRTRGPAEATAAIQRALRGEGTRAANDMSDVTVSTPVDAPLYRTNRYDVPPRATEWVPSDVEDRGHFSTHSYSNAAGRRQYRLYVPAGAASTPMPLVVMLHGCTQDADDFAAGTQMNALAERHRFLVAYPVQPKQANPSKCWNWFRPGDQSRERGEPALIAGITREIIAMHDVDPTRVYVAGLSAGGAMAAIMISEYPELYAAAGVHSGLAARCAHNLPSALAAMKGGTHPAEARRAQCDSFAPQRPMIVFHGDADATVHLSNAARIVRGFETQHDGVDEARRSGAGRRDCTVVRLVSRGGVDAELWTIHGAPHAWAGGSARGSYTDASGPDASGEMLRFFLDHPQRP; translated from the coding sequence ATGAAATTGAATGAAGGATTCCTGAACTCGATGCACGAAGCGATGGCCTTGTTGCGTACACGCGGCCCTGCCGAAGCGACGGCGGCAATACAACGCGCGTTGCGCGGTGAAGGCACTCGGGCGGCGAACGACATGTCGGATGTAACGGTATCCACTCCCGTGGACGCCCCGCTTTACCGGACGAACAGGTACGACGTCCCGCCGCGTGCGACGGAATGGGTACCCTCAGATGTCGAAGATCGCGGACATTTCAGCACGCACTCGTATTCAAATGCTGCTGGCCGTCGGCAATATCGGCTCTATGTGCCGGCAGGGGCCGCGAGCACACCGATGCCGCTCGTTGTCATGCTGCATGGCTGTACCCAGGACGCTGATGACTTCGCAGCCGGAACCCAGATGAATGCGCTCGCCGAGCGTCACCGGTTTCTTGTCGCGTATCCGGTGCAGCCGAAGCAGGCCAATCCGTCGAAGTGCTGGAACTGGTTCAGGCCGGGTGATCAGTCGCGAGAACGCGGCGAGCCGGCCCTGATCGCGGGCATCACGCGCGAGATCATTGCCATGCACGATGTCGACCCTACGCGGGTGTACGTGGCGGGCCTGTCCGCCGGCGGCGCAATGGCGGCAATCATGATTAGCGAGTATCCCGAACTGTACGCCGCGGCCGGCGTACATTCCGGTCTCGCTGCGCGTTGTGCGCATAACTTGCCGTCTGCGCTCGCCGCGATGAAAGGCGGCACACATCCCGCAGAGGCGCGACGCGCGCAATGCGATTCGTTTGCGCCGCAACGGCCCATGATCGTTTTTCATGGCGATGCTGATGCCACGGTTCACCTGTCGAATGCTGCCCGGATCGTGCGCGGTTTTGAAACACAACACGATGGTGTCGACGAAGCACGTCGTAGCGGGGCGGGCCGACGTGACTGCACGGTAGTGCGGCTGGTTTCCCGCGGTGGCGTCGATGCCGAGCTATGGACCATTCACGGCGCGCCGCACGCATGGGCAGGCGGCAGTGCGCGCGGCAGTTATACGGACGCAAGCGGGCCGGACGCGAGTGGCGAAATGCTACGCTTCTTTCTTGATCATCCGCAACGTCCGTAG
- a CDS encoding helix-turn-helix transcriptional regulator codes for MTPTIVEYPAHASPEQREKWKLELENLYGLTCPSDPEEHSAAWSKSWYAGQVGVLDSRVKDQTRVSLPPGKHPISEDSMFVVIIASGSVVISQHGEERTFTAGSVLTLDPAWSYGGRFVGSTRLVALRLPKLALKARGYIYGSRRIMVPEQSSSDVTLLREMLISIAESRELPSPQFREKLGEQMLDMTEALLQNTTGSAVSRRSDLILVRAKATIARHLGDSRLNLEQIAAELRISANYLARLFRMEGGTAMRYVLEKRLERAHSLLKQSGRHRMQIQEIAYLCGFESPSHFSRTFKQHFGVSPRDATALYATPSTQSLNSIT; via the coding sequence GTGACGCCCACCATCGTCGAATATCCAGCCCACGCTTCGCCAGAGCAACGAGAGAAATGGAAACTCGAATTGGAGAATCTATATGGCTTGACGTGTCCGTCCGATCCCGAGGAGCATTCGGCAGCCTGGTCTAAATCCTGGTATGCCGGTCAGGTGGGCGTGCTGGATTCCCGTGTGAAGGATCAAACCCGGGTTTCCCTGCCTCCAGGCAAACACCCCATCAGCGAAGACAGCATGTTCGTTGTGATCATTGCGAGCGGTTCGGTAGTCATCTCGCAGCATGGCGAGGAAAGAACGTTCACCGCGGGTAGCGTGCTGACCTTAGATCCAGCATGGTCGTATGGGGGGCGTTTTGTTGGTTCGACGCGTCTGGTCGCGCTCAGATTGCCCAAACTGGCACTCAAGGCACGTGGATACATCTACGGATCGCGTCGAATCATGGTTCCTGAGCAGTCGTCTTCGGACGTCACGCTTCTTAGAGAGATGTTGATCAGCATCGCTGAAAGCAGAGAGCTGCCGAGTCCGCAATTTCGGGAGAAGCTCGGTGAGCAGATGCTGGACATGACGGAGGCGTTGCTACAAAACACGACCGGTTCTGCCGTGTCCCGGCGCTCCGACCTGATTCTCGTTCGCGCGAAAGCCACGATTGCGAGACACCTGGGCGATTCCCGATTGAACCTCGAGCAGATCGCCGCTGAACTACGCATCTCGGCAAATTACCTGGCGAGGCTCTTTCGAATGGAGGGAGGGACTGCTATGCGATACGTTCTAGAGAAACGCCTTGAGAGGGCTCACAGCCTCCTGAAGCAATCCGGTCGACACCGGATGCAAATTCAGGAGATCGCATACCTATGCGGTTTTGAATCGCCCTCGCATTTTAGCCGTACGTTCAAGCAGCACTTTGGCGTCTCGCCTCGCGATGCGACGGCACTCTACGCCACTCCAAGCACCCAGTCGTTGAACTCGATAACGTAG
- a CDS encoding SDR family oxidoreductase — protein MKLTGNTVFITGGGSGIGRGIAQAFHDLGNKVIISGRRKNLLDEMTHANPGMKSLELDIENASSIAAASQTLIEQYPDLNVVFNNAGIMQFDDAAGTIDENLLTSTIATNLLGPIRLTSALIEQLKRQKEAAILYNTSWLAFTPFALSAVYCSTKAALHSYALSQRYKLRGTSVRVIEIVPPWTQTDLLNSSKEPRAIPLRECLDETMRLLGSDTDEVVLERAKQLRNNAGPNEHPYVIEFNDWVLGVA, from the coding sequence ATGAAACTGACAGGCAATACGGTTTTCATCACAGGTGGGGGCTCGGGCATCGGACGCGGTATTGCGCAGGCTTTTCACGATCTCGGCAACAAGGTCATCATCTCAGGCCGGCGAAAAAACCTCCTGGACGAAATGACTCACGCCAATCCGGGGATGAAATCCCTGGAACTCGATATCGAGAACGCGTCCAGCATAGCGGCCGCTTCACAGACACTGATCGAGCAGTATCCAGACCTGAATGTTGTCTTCAACAACGCTGGCATCATGCAGTTTGACGATGCCGCGGGCACCATCGACGAGAACTTGCTAACTTCCACGATTGCCACGAATTTACTCGGTCCGATCAGGCTGACCTCGGCCCTGATCGAACAGCTCAAGAGGCAGAAAGAAGCAGCGATTCTCTACAACACCTCGTGGTTGGCCTTTACTCCGTTCGCTCTCTCAGCAGTGTATTGCTCGACAAAGGCTGCGCTGCACTCCTATGCGTTGTCCCAGCGCTACAAGCTGCGCGGGACCTCCGTGCGAGTCATCGAGATCGTACCGCCCTGGACCCAGACCGACTTGTTGAACAGCTCCAAAGAACCTCGTGCGATTCCGCTACGCGAGTGCCTCGATGAAACGATGCGCCTGCTGGGCTCCGATACAGACGAAGTTGTGCTCGAACGGGCAAAGCAACTGCGCAACAATGCAGGCCCGAACGAACATCCCTACGTTATCGAGTTCAACGACTGGGTGCTTGGAGTGGCGTAG
- a CDS encoding carotenoid biosynthesis protein produces the protein MTGASLPSVGATGFTVLFAAFSILHASDVLGWRRALLFLLVCVAVSWGFECVGVATGTVYGDYHYGDALGVKISGVPLIIPLAWFMMVYASWIVAHVLLEDASTPWSISGVLARALIAATAMTAWDAVMDPGKAKSGVWIWENGGPYFGVPFQNFVGWIVTTITIYLIVAVAFRLVPRYRVHSTTRFYTGLPVLAYALVAFDHLLIETIPELHIVAAFGICLVALLALLRLMLRRGAIALPD, from the coding sequence TTGACCGGGGCGTCGCTTCCCAGCGTGGGCGCTACCGGATTCACCGTGCTCTTCGCGGCCTTTTCGATCTTGCACGCCAGCGATGTGCTTGGCTGGCGTCGGGCGCTACTATTCCTGCTCGTCTGTGTCGCCGTGTCCTGGGGTTTCGAGTGCGTGGGTGTTGCAACCGGCACGGTGTACGGCGATTACCACTACGGTGACGCGCTCGGCGTCAAGATTTCGGGCGTACCGCTCATCATTCCGTTGGCCTGGTTCATGATGGTCTATGCAAGCTGGATCGTGGCGCACGTTCTCCTCGAGGACGCGAGCACGCCCTGGTCAATCAGCGGCGTACTTGCGAGAGCACTCATCGCTGCGACAGCGATGACCGCGTGGGACGCGGTGATGGATCCCGGCAAGGCGAAGTCCGGCGTCTGGATCTGGGAAAACGGTGGACCCTACTTTGGCGTTCCCTTCCAGAATTTCGTGGGATGGATCGTCACCACAATCACCATCTATCTGATAGTCGCAGTTGCCTTTCGATTGGTGCCGCGATACCGGGTTCACAGCACTACGCGCTTTTACACGGGACTGCCCGTGCTCGCTTACGCGCTTGTCGCGTTCGATCATCTTCTGATCGAGACAATTCCGGAATTGCACATCGTGGCGGCATTCGGTATCTGTCTTGTCGCGTTGCTCGCGCTTTTGCGATTGATGCTGAGGCGCGGTGCGATAGCGTTGCCGGACTGA
- a CDS encoding AraC family transcriptional regulator encodes MTLTIVEYPANPSSKQQEKWRYEFENQCGMTCPSDFAENFACWSKTWYAGQVGVLDSRVRCQTWASLMQGKSPVGEDCVFVKVVASGSLVISQHGDERVFPAGSVLTVDGAWPFQDRFPGSSRLVALKVPKQALKARGYPYGSRRIIVPQLSSPDVTFLRDLLLCVANQMEPPSLPFRERVGEQTLDMMETLLGDSADSLVSGRSDILILRAKTMIARRLGDSRLSLDQIATELRISANYLARLFRMDGTTVMRYVLEKRLDRAHSLVKQVGQHRMQIQEIAYICGFESPSHFSRMFKQHFGVSPRDAAGA; translated from the coding sequence TTGACGCTCACCATCGTCGAATATCCAGCCAATCCTTCGTCAAAGCAGCAGGAGAAATGGAGGTACGAGTTCGAGAATCAGTGTGGCATGACGTGTCCGTCGGATTTCGCAGAGAATTTCGCCTGCTGGTCTAAAACCTGGTACGCCGGTCAGGTAGGTGTCCTCGATTCCCGCGTGAGATGCCAGACATGGGCCTCCCTGATGCAGGGCAAATCCCCGGTCGGCGAAGATTGCGTGTTTGTAAAGGTCGTTGCCAGCGGTTCGCTAGTCATCTCACAGCATGGAGATGAAAGAGTGTTCCCTGCGGGTAGCGTTCTTACCGTAGACGGGGCATGGCCATTTCAGGATCGCTTTCCCGGTTCATCACGTCTCGTGGCTTTAAAAGTGCCCAAGCAGGCACTCAAGGCACGCGGATACCCATACGGTTCGCGTCGAATCATTGTTCCCCAACTATCGTCTCCGGACGTGACTTTTCTTCGAGACCTGTTGCTCTGCGTCGCTAATCAGATGGAACCGCCTAGCCTGCCATTCCGGGAGAGAGTGGGTGAACAGACACTGGACATGATGGAAACGTTGCTTGGTGATTCGGCCGATTCTTTAGTGTCCGGACGATCCGACATTCTTATTCTGCGTGCGAAAACAATGATCGCCAGGCGTCTTGGCGACTCCCGTTTGAGTCTCGACCAGATTGCGACTGAACTTCGCATCTCGGCAAATTATCTGGCAAGGCTGTTCCGAATGGATGGAACGACTGTCATGCGCTACGTGCTGGAGAAGCGCCTCGATAGGGCTCATAGCCTCGTCAAGCAAGTCGGTCAGCACCGCATGCAGATACAGGAGATCGCATATATTTGTGGCTTTGAATCGCCATCGCACTTTAGCCGTATGTTTAAGCAGCACTTTGGTGTCTCCCCTCGTGATGCGGCTGGCGCATAA
- a CDS encoding extracellular catalytic domain type 2 short-chain-length polyhydroxyalkanoate depolymerase — protein MNEWALRRTAWRWLGCAALLTAGIFATRALHAAPLHGYGADATHTSVSGLSSGAFMAAQFDVAWSKHLVGAGIVAGGPFYCAGLFPLSSPASVAQTQCMNPTGNTGPRAQDALKAARKFAAEQRIDDVSGLASQRVYVFSGTQDHIVATRVVAQVPLFYKLAGAPDDHIRYIDNVAAGHGLITNSGVNNTCTLSQPPFINNCGFEQSQDILRWIYGKLNAPTTAPAGNLLSFDQGAFDPDDKASLGPTGYVYVPTACAQPGSACRIHVAFHGCLQNAQKIGDLYALSTGYNEIAESNRIIVLYPQAGTSAKNPLGCWDFWGYTSADPLKPDFYSKNAPQIAAVMRMVKRLSDRAR, from the coding sequence ATGAATGAATGGGCATTGAGACGGACTGCCTGGAGGTGGCTCGGTTGCGCGGCGCTCTTAACCGCCGGCATTTTTGCTACGCGCGCGCTGCATGCGGCACCGCTGCACGGCTACGGCGCGGACGCGACGCATACTTCGGTTTCAGGGCTATCTTCGGGCGCCTTCATGGCCGCGCAGTTCGACGTCGCGTGGTCGAAGCATCTGGTAGGCGCCGGCATCGTCGCGGGCGGTCCGTTCTACTGCGCCGGCCTGTTTCCACTTTCGAGTCCCGCCAGCGTCGCGCAGACCCAGTGCATGAATCCGACCGGCAATACGGGACCGCGTGCGCAAGACGCACTTAAGGCAGCGCGTAAGTTCGCAGCTGAACAGCGCATCGACGATGTCAGCGGGCTCGCCTCGCAGCGCGTCTATGTGTTCAGCGGTACCCAGGACCATATCGTCGCGACCCGTGTGGTCGCACAGGTTCCGCTCTTCTATAAGCTCGCCGGTGCACCCGACGACCACATTCGATATATCGACAACGTGGCAGCAGGTCATGGGCTCATCACGAATAGCGGCGTGAATAACACCTGCACACTGTCGCAGCCGCCGTTCATCAACAATTGCGGCTTTGAACAGTCGCAAGACATTCTGCGCTGGATTTACGGCAAGCTGAACGCGCCGACCACGGCGCCCGCGGGCAATCTGCTCAGTTTCGATCAGGGCGCGTTCGATCCCGACGATAAGGCTTCGCTGGGTCCGACCGGTTACGTCTATGTGCCAACCGCCTGCGCGCAGCCGGGTAGCGCGTGCCGCATTCACGTCGCGTTTCACGGTTGTTTGCAGAACGCACAGAAGATCGGCGATCTCTATGCGCTTAGCACCGGCTACAACGAGATCGCGGAGAGCAATCGCATCATCGTTCTTTATCCGCAGGCGGGGACCTCGGCAAAGAACCCGCTTGGCTGTTGGGATTTCTGGGGCTACACGAGCGCCGATCCGCTAAAGCCGGACTTCTATTCAAAAAACGCGCCGCAGATCGCCGCTGTGATGCGCATGGTCAAGCGCCTTTCTGATCGGGCGCGCTGA
- a CDS encoding OmpA family protein: MTSRILQMLFMSMSMAILLAACTSASGPTYNLYTEKSSDGAKVYRVECGGLLESSATCRSIAERTCGNQPVSVVQERDRIRPDAEKANPRMLVFRCGAAPTVAAAASEPPAAKELENFTLNADALFAFGKSDLDSMLPAGKAQLTDVIEKIRTHKDATRILVVGHTDRIGSDAVNKPLSIARANTVRDFMISRGLDGSMIQAQGVGSTQPVSHCPEGRSRAVIACLQPDRRVQITVNGQR, translated from the coding sequence ATGACCTCACGAATTTTGCAAATGCTGTTCATGTCGATGTCCATGGCGATTTTGCTCGCTGCTTGCACGAGCGCGTCCGGACCGACTTACAACCTGTACACAGAGAAGTCGAGCGACGGCGCGAAGGTGTATCGGGTGGAATGCGGTGGGTTGCTGGAATCGTCCGCGACCTGCAGATCGATCGCCGAGCGGACCTGCGGCAATCAGCCCGTATCGGTCGTTCAGGAGCGTGATCGCATACGCCCCGACGCGGAGAAAGCCAATCCGCGGATGCTGGTTTTCAGATGCGGCGCCGCGCCGACGGTAGCTGCGGCGGCGAGCGAGCCACCTGCGGCCAAAGAGCTTGAAAATTTCACGCTTAACGCTGACGCGCTTTTTGCCTTCGGGAAGTCCGACCTTGATTCAATGCTGCCGGCTGGAAAGGCACAACTCACGGATGTCATTGAGAAAATCAGGACGCACAAAGACGCCACCCGCATTCTCGTGGTCGGGCACACGGATCGCATCGGTTCCGATGCCGTGAATAAGCCGCTATCGATCGCGCGCGCAAATACCGTTCGCGATTTCATGATCTCGCGCGGGCTGGACGGGAGCATGATCCAGGCGCAAGGCGTGGGGTCGACCCAGCCGGTATCGCACTGCCCGGAGGGACGCAGCCGAGCAGTTATCGCATGCCTCCAACCCGATCGACGGGTGCAAATAACGGTGAACGGTCAACGGTGA
- a CDS encoding NYN domain-containing protein, translating to MAMMRRVGVYVDGNSIDMNGGHGMRYEVLRELAGRAGAMIQRLHAYLTFDERRASRFSNYETRVKSYQAALREKGFRVTVKPLRHYEDEDGTETVKSNSDLGMAVDALSASDRLDTVLLVTGDGDFVEVVRALQNKGCRVEVLGFDNVSPELREAADQFINGYLIPNLLPVRNDVAGLPAWGQIGSRVRGVCNRFEHEDGYGFIAFWSALPDTPLLTATDTSPAYFRSSSFQEPSSLARLPSRNTVLEFELASPAKQNGAPEARRIQVISSM from the coding sequence ATGGCGATGATGAGACGGGTAGGGGTTTATGTAGATGGAAACAGCATCGACATGAACGGCGGTCACGGAATGAGGTACGAGGTGTTGCGTGAGCTCGCCGGACGCGCCGGTGCGATGATCCAGCGCTTGCACGCATATCTGACGTTCGACGAACGTCGCGCAAGCCGCTTTAGCAACTATGAAACGCGTGTAAAGAGCTATCAGGCCGCGCTGCGGGAAAAAGGATTTCGCGTCACAGTCAAACCGCTCAGACACTACGAAGACGAGGACGGGACGGAAACGGTGAAATCCAATTCCGATCTCGGGATGGCGGTCGACGCACTGTCGGCGTCGGATCGACTGGATACGGTACTACTCGTAACCGGGGACGGTGACTTTGTCGAGGTTGTGCGAGCACTCCAGAACAAAGGATGCCGGGTGGAAGTGCTGGGATTCGATAACGTTTCCCCTGAGCTCCGGGAAGCGGCCGATCAATTCATCAATGGGTACCTGATTCCCAATCTATTGCCGGTTCGCAATGATGTAGCGGGCTTGCCGGCATGGGGGCAAATCGGTTCGCGCGTGCGCGGCGTGTGCAATCGATTCGAACACGAGGACGGTTACGGGTTCATCGCGTTCTGGTCAGCGTTGCCCGATACACCCTTGCTCACTGCAACCGATACCAGCCCCGCTTACTTCAGGAGCAGCAGTTTTCAGGAGCCGTCGTCGCTGGCTCGACTGCCGTCCAGAAATACCGTTCTCGAGTTCGAACTCGCATCGCCGGCGAAGCAGAACGGTGCGCCAGAAGCGCGTCGGATTCAGGTGATCTCGAGCATGTAG